The Leptospira sp. WS39.C2 genome window below encodes:
- a CDS encoding hemin-degrading factor: protein MNETLKQKWENLKNEIPNLRIRDAAKHLKVSEVELLATKIGETTSPLKPNFAEFLMNTPNLGYVMALTRNESCVHERKGVYKNLSVNGQTALAVGEDIDLRIFLKDWKFGFYVEDISHGKITESFQFFDHSGDAVHKIYKTDSSSIEGWENVKKTFIDETITFNNEIEVRIPKKESNVESKIPNFLEEWTNLEDTHDFFTMLRKYDYSREFALFVAKGKFAFLISQNDFTLLLHQVSKMDLDIMIFVGNPGMIQIHTGKIHKLETMGPWFNVLDPEFNLHLRTDMIHNVWVVDKPTKDGMVTSLELFDNEGNLILQMFGKRKPGIPQSKVWQELVHGYVSKDNNLNPSFV, encoded by the coding sequence ATGAACGAAACACTAAAACAAAAATGGGAAAACTTGAAAAATGAAATTCCAAATCTTAGAATTAGAGATGCGGCAAAACACTTAAAGGTAAGCGAAGTAGAACTTCTTGCCACAAAAATTGGCGAAACAACCAGTCCACTTAAACCTAATTTTGCAGAATTTCTGATGAACACACCAAATCTAGGCTATGTTATGGCTTTAACCAGAAACGAATCTTGTGTTCACGAAAGGAAAGGAGTCTATAAAAATTTATCCGTAAATGGACAAACCGCTTTGGCAGTAGGTGAAGACATAGATTTGAGAATTTTTTTAAAAGATTGGAAATTCGGATTTTATGTTGAGGATATAAGTCACGGAAAAATCACAGAAAGTTTCCAATTCTTTGATCATTCAGGAGATGCGGTTCACAAAATCTACAAAACAGATTCTTCATCAATTGAAGGATGGGAGAATGTAAAGAAAACATTTATAGATGAAACAATAACATTCAATAATGAAATAGAAGTTAGAATTCCAAAAAAAGAATCAAATGTTGAATCGAAAATTCCAAACTTTTTAGAAGAATGGACAAACTTAGAAGATACTCACGATTTTTTTACTATGTTACGAAAATATGATTATTCCCGTGAGTTTGCCTTGTTTGTTGCTAAAGGTAAATTTGCGTTTCTCATTTCACAGAATGACTTTACCTTACTCCTTCACCAAGTAAGCAAAATGGACCTTGATATCATGATATTTGTTGGAAATCCTGGTATGATCCAAATTCATACAGGTAAAATTCACAAATTAGAAACCATGGGGCCTTGGTTTAATGTATTAGATCCAGAGTTCAACTTACATTTAAGAACCGATATGATCCACAATGTGTGGGTTGTAGACAAACCCACAAAAGATGGCATGGTTACCTCATTAGAACTATTTGACAATGAAGGCAATTTGATTTTACAAATGTTTGGAAA